A DNA window from Pseudomonadota bacterium contains the following coding sequences:
- a CDS encoding glutamate synthase-related protein translates to MESKTRLDVNGQLTVKDLPYFIHWDSDKCSRCGRCTSVCPNQAIEPAVFVRRLVSSEGSLPMPATVRTTYHGIRQVTDIERYCVGCGICALVCPNEAIYPEYNPANKLLINQNRGGVPLKRGGRRNDPNTSTLDKLKFTRISMLTDPALDAGRHEFHIRTLLGRNISPDQLPLTVKDDDLVLDETVFVPPVREIFPIRIGGMSFGALSPNMWEGLAMGVAYLNEVEKIPVVMCTGEGGMPPRLLKSRFLKYFILQIASGYFGWDEIIHAIPQMKEDPAAIEIKYGQGAKPGDGGLLMAFKVLDLIAKVRGVPMKVDLASPPTHQTQYSIEEAVAKMITSMSMAFGFRVPVYPKISGTKTALAVLNNLARNPFAGALTIDGEDGGTGAAYNVSMDKMGHPIASNLRDCYLNLVKIGKQNELPLFAAGGVGKTGNLAANAAALIMLGASGVDCGKYIMQAAAGCLGDEQNRCNLCNVGRCPKGITTQNPRLYRRLDPDLVAERVVDVFKAADSELKKIFAPMGRSTQLPIGMSDGLSVSDRQIAERLQIDYAC, encoded by the coding sequence ATGGAATCAAAAACACGGCTCGATGTCAACGGTCAATTAACCGTAAAAGACCTGCCGTATTTCATTCACTGGGATTCAGACAAATGTAGCCGCTGCGGCCGGTGTACCTCAGTATGTCCCAACCAGGCCATTGAGCCGGCAGTCTTTGTCAGGCGTCTGGTTTCTTCGGAAGGCTCCCTGCCGATGCCGGCCACGGTTCGGACCACCTATCACGGCATCCGCCAGGTCACCGACATCGAACGTTACTGCGTCGGTTGCGGCATCTGCGCCCTGGTTTGTCCCAATGAGGCCATTTATCCTGAATATAATCCTGCCAACAAACTCCTGATCAACCAGAACCGGGGTGGAGTTCCCCTTAAGCGGGGCGGGCGGCGCAACGACCCCAATACTTCTACCCTGGACAAACTGAAATTTACCCGCATTTCCATGCTTACCGACCCGGCCCTTGATGCCGGACGGCATGAGTTTCACATCCGAACGCTCCTGGGTCGAAATATTTCTCCCGACCAGCTGCCCCTGACCGTCAAGGACGATGATTTAGTGTTGGATGAAACAGTTTTCGTCCCCCCGGTCCGGGAAATTTTCCCCATCCGCATCGGCGGTATGTCTTTTGGCGCCCTGTCGCCCAACATGTGGGAAGGACTGGCCATGGGAGTCGCGTACCTGAATGAGGTGGAAAAAATTCCGGTGGTTATGTGTACCGGTGAAGGCGGCATGCCGCCACGGCTGTTGAAATCCCGATTTTTAAAATACTTTATCCTCCAGATTGCTTCCGGTTATTTCGGCTGGGATGAAATCATCCACGCCATCCCCCAGATGAAAGAAGATCCGGCAGCCATCGAGATCAAATACGGCCAGGGAGCCAAGCCTGGAGACGGCGGCCTGCTGATGGCCTTCAAAGTCCTGGACCTGATTGCCAAGGTACGGGGGGTGCCGATGAAAGTAGACCTGGCATCACCGCCGACCCACCAGACCCAATACTCAATTGAGGAAGCAGTCGCCAAGATGATCACCTCCATGTCCATGGCCTTTGGTTTCCGGGTGCCGGTCTATCCCAAGATTTCCGGCACTAAAACCGCCTTGGCGGTTCTCAACAACCTGGCCCGGAACCCTTTTGCCGGCGCCCTGACTATTGATGGGGAAGACGGAGGTACCGGGGCGGCTTACAATGTTTCCATGGACAAAATGGGACATCCCATCGCCTCAAACCTGCGGGACTGCTACCTGAATCTGGTAAAAATCGGCAAGCAAAACGAACTGCCGCTTTTTGCCGCCGGCGGGGTCGGAAAAACCGGGAACCTGGCGGCCAATGCCGCCGCCCTGATCATGCTGGGAGCTTCAGGGGTTGACTGCGGCAAGTATATCATGCAGGCGGCTGCCGGCTGTCTGGGGGATGAACAGAACCGCTGCAACCTCTGCAACGTCGGGCGTTGTCCCAAAGGCATTACAACGCAGAATCCTCGATTGTACCGACGGCTGGATCCGGACCTGGTAGCGGAGCGAGTGGTTGACGTTTTCAAGGCCGCGGACAGTGAATTGAAAAAGATTTTCGCCCCCATGGGTCGCAGTACCCAACTGCCCATCGGCATGTCCGACGGCTTGAGTGTTTCCGACCGCCAGATTGCCGAGCGGCTGCAGATAGATTACGCCTGTTAA
- a CDS encoding glutamate synthase, translating into MCRLSAIIADEYFSPMENIMALETMKEGHDGSGLGLILRNLGGEFEELKENPILSGICSKESIPILDEFMVKLGFRTKHLWTPNISLEKGMSIKKRDFYFARAYDYPDWAEDTDQETKEKLLIKTRLELRNMGLADDSMYVFSFWPDMITLKEVGDPLEVGEFFGLDKKPLLAKTVLAQGRQNTNYAINLYACHPFFIQGNGTMTNGENTAFVPIRDFLTGRGIPGYVGYSSDSEVFTHILHYLRHELKFPLKYYKDVITPLFDREMGERSDRKAIEVLKKVLRPLTIDGPNCIIGFDQSGTIFMTQDSEKLRPGAVGGVPGKYALMSEVCGLDAAVPDRDTSKDVFPMKYDLVMVDEEVKEIKVWNQKHGSMSTVN; encoded by the coding sequence ATGTGCCGGCTGAGCGCCATTATTGCAGATGAGTATTTCTCCCCGATGGAAAACATCATGGCCCTGGAAACTATGAAAGAAGGACATGACGGCTCCGGACTTGGACTGATTTTACGCAACCTGGGTGGGGAATTCGAGGAACTGAAGGAAAATCCTATCCTTTCGGGAATCTGTTCAAAAGAATCAATCCCCATTCTGGATGAGTTCATGGTTAAACTGGGTTTCAGAACCAAGCACCTGTGGACACCAAACATCAGCCTGGAAAAAGGGATGTCGATCAAGAAGCGGGATTTCTACTTTGCCCGGGCATATGATTATCCGGACTGGGCTGAAGACACTGATCAGGAAACCAAGGAAAAACTGCTCATTAAAACCAGGCTGGAACTCCGCAATATGGGACTTGCCGATGACAGCATGTATGTCTTTTCCTTCTGGCCGGACATGATCACTCTGAAGGAAGTGGGTGACCCACTGGAAGTAGGTGAATTTTTCGGCTTAGATAAAAAACCCCTGCTGGCCAAAACCGTTCTGGCTCAGGGACGCCAGAATACCAATTACGCCATCAATCTTTACGCCTGCCATCCATTTTTTATCCAGGGAAACGGGACGATGACCAATGGGGAAAACACCGCTTTTGTTCCCATTCGTGATTTTTTAACCGGTCGTGGCATCCCCGGTTATGTGGGTTACAGCAGCGACAGTGAAGTTTTCACCCACATCCTCCATTACCTCCGTCATGAACTGAAATTTCCGCTAAAATATTATAAAGATGTCATCACTCCGTTATTCGACCGGGAAATGGGAGAACGATCCGACCGCAAGGCCATCGAAGTACTGAAGAAGGTATTGCGACCACTGACGATTGATGGGCCCAACTGTATTATAGGTTTTGATCAGAGTGGCACTATATTTATGACCCAGGACTCCGAGAAGCTGCGCCCGGGAGCGGTTGGTGGAGTCCCGGGCAAATATGCCCTGATGTCTGAAGTCTGCGGCCTGGATGCCGCGGTTCCCGACCGGGATACCAGCAAGGATGTCTTCCCGATGAAATATGACCTGGTTATGGTAGATGAGGAAGTTAAGGAGATAAAAGTATGGAATCAAAAACACGGCTCGATGTCAACGGTCAATTAA
- a CDS encoding PEP/pyruvate-binding domain-containing protein, with protein sequence MCNATLKPVFSSGIEALDEMLQGIIAGDNVVWQVDNLKDVMPFVHAFCRWVHRDRKKLVYFRFASHEALVPDEFEAEVHTLNAKAGFEQFITEILNVVEKSGKHGVCYVFDCLSGLAKDWYSDRVLGNFFKMACPYLFTSQTVAYFALIRNRHTPHSINAIHSTAQVVLDLYRSNGKDYILPLKVKGRHTSTMYMLHALEGGNFEPVTQSTIVSEILSTTPQPWTDGNLARRDTWMKILEEAQAACSTQEKRSSTKNNKSLQKQLIKMLVTRSKAVSQLCEEHFELSDLVSIGKRMIGTGLIGGKSTGMLLARAILKNAHPKWDQLMEIHDSFFIGADVFYSFVINNKCWWERHQMKTSDDPYVEAEKIREKLLNGKFPRDIIDQFAEILNYFGQSPIIVRSSSLLEDAYGNAFSGKYESVFCVNQGTPKERLEQFKDAVRTVYASSMSQDVLTYRLHRGLWDRNEEMALLVQRVSGAFYENLYLPQLAGVGYSFNPFVWDPEINPSDGVLRLVFGLGTRAVDQHDDEYTRIVALNAPLKRPEASADDVYRYSQHVVDVLDLKNNIHTSTDFETVAKSTPGLPLELFAVRDREMEKRARQHGVQNIFSWMLTFKNVFTETNLVNDMREMLKTLATAYDYPVDIEFAINFSSDDSYRINLLQCRPFQVNVKTSGAKLPENIKEKDIFLKTSGPIIGQAVAQKIDRIIYIIPSKYSTLTTSERFSVASLIGDLTNELPDDKNVMLVGPGRWGSKMPELGVPISFNDIRNASVLCELVTMHEKLTPDISLGTHFFNDLVEMGIVYIGIYPGDEGYVLNEKLILQGSNVLSKIYNKNDAIAQAIHVSDIDNALSSLFFHANTLNQKGIVYQVKN encoded by the coding sequence ATGTGTAACGCAACATTAAAGCCGGTGTTCAGCTCTGGAATCGAGGCCCTTGACGAGATGCTTCAGGGGATAATTGCGGGTGATAATGTTGTCTGGCAGGTTGATAATCTTAAGGATGTAATGCCTTTTGTACACGCCTTTTGTCGATGGGTGCATCGCGACAGAAAAAAACTTGTATATTTCAGATTTGCGTCTCACGAGGCGCTTGTACCGGATGAGTTTGAAGCCGAAGTACATACCCTGAATGCAAAGGCCGGATTCGAGCAATTTATTACTGAAATTCTCAACGTCGTCGAGAAAAGTGGTAAACATGGTGTGTGCTACGTCTTTGACTGTCTATCCGGGTTGGCAAAGGACTGGTACAGCGACCGGGTTCTGGGCAATTTTTTTAAGATGGCCTGTCCTTATCTCTTCACTTCACAAACGGTCGCATATTTCGCCCTGATACGCAATCGACATACGCCTCATTCAATCAATGCTATCCACTCCACGGCCCAGGTCGTGCTCGACTTGTACCGAAGTAATGGCAAGGATTATATCCTCCCCTTGAAGGTCAAGGGACGTCATACGTCCACCATGTACATGCTCCATGCTCTGGAAGGGGGTAATTTCGAACCGGTGACCCAGAGTACCATCGTTTCTGAAATACTCTCCACTACTCCACAACCATGGACTGATGGCAATCTTGCCCGTCGCGACACCTGGATGAAAATTTTGGAAGAGGCACAGGCTGCATGCTCAACCCAGGAGAAACGGAGTTCGACTAAGAATAACAAGTCTCTCCAAAAGCAGCTGATCAAGATGCTTGTCACCCGGAGCAAGGCCGTCTCCCAGCTGTGCGAAGAGCATTTTGAACTTTCCGACCTTGTGTCCATCGGTAAACGCATGATCGGTACCGGGCTCATTGGCGGGAAATCAACCGGGATGCTTCTGGCTCGAGCTATTCTTAAAAACGCCCACCCTAAGTGGGATCAACTCATGGAGATTCACGACTCTTTTTTTATCGGAGCCGATGTCTTCTATTCTTTCGTGATCAATAATAAATGCTGGTGGGAACGACACCAGATGAAAACATCTGATGATCCCTACGTTGAAGCAGAAAAGATCAGGGAAAAACTCCTGAATGGAAAATTCCCGCGGGATATAATTGATCAGTTTGCGGAGATACTGAACTATTTCGGTCAATCACCGATAATCGTACGTTCAAGCAGTCTCTTGGAAGATGCGTACGGCAATGCTTTTTCCGGTAAATACGAAAGCGTTTTTTGCGTCAACCAGGGTACACCTAAAGAACGATTAGAACAATTCAAGGATGCAGTGCGTACAGTCTACGCAAGTTCGATGAGTCAAGATGTCCTGACCTATCGCTTACACCGGGGATTATGGGACCGGAACGAAGAGATGGCCCTGCTGGTGCAGAGAGTGTCCGGGGCCTTCTATGAAAACCTCTACCTGCCCCAACTAGCTGGTGTGGGATACTCATTCAATCCTTTTGTCTGGGATCCGGAGATTAATCCATCAGATGGGGTTTTGCGACTTGTATTTGGCCTTGGCACTCGGGCCGTGGATCAGCATGATGACGAATATACTCGCATTGTTGCACTCAATGCTCCTTTAAAACGTCCGGAAGCCAGCGCCGATGATGTCTACAGGTACAGTCAGCATGTTGTTGATGTTCTAGACCTGAAAAACAACATACATACGAGCACGGATTTTGAAACTGTAGCCAAATCAACTCCCGGACTTCCTCTTGAACTTTTTGCCGTGCGTGATCGCGAAATGGAAAAGCGAGCCCGGCAGCATGGTGTTCAAAACATTTTTTCCTGGATGCTGACGTTTAAAAATGTCTTTACCGAGACAAACTTGGTTAACGATATGAGGGAGATGCTCAAAACTCTGGCCACAGCCTATGATTATCCGGTTGATATTGAGTTTGCCATAAATTTTTCCAGTGACGACTCCTATCGGATCAACCTGCTTCAGTGTCGGCCATTTCAGGTCAATGTTAAAACCAGCGGTGCCAAATTGCCTGAAAACATCAAGGAAAAAGATATTTTTCTTAAGACATCAGGACCTATTATAGGACAAGCCGTAGCTCAGAAAATCGACCGGATTATTTACATAATACCGTCAAAATATAGTACTTTGACAACTTCAGAACGTTTTTCGGTCGCCAGTCTAATCGGTGATTTAACCAATGAACTGCCTGACGACAAAAACGTTATGCTGGTCGGACCGGGACGTTGGGGCAGTAAAATGCCGGAATTGGGTGTGCCGATCTCCTTTAACGATATAAGGAATGCCTCGGTTCTTTGCGAACTTGTCACCATGCATGAAAAACTGACCCCCGATATTTCTTTGGGCACCCATTTTTTTAACGACCTGGTTGAAATGGGGATTGTCTATATCGGGATCTATCCTGGAGATGAAGGCTATGTGCTGAATGAAAAACTGATTCTACAGGGCAGCAATGTCCTCTCTAAAATATATAACAAAAATGATGCTATCGCCCAGGCAATCCATGTTTCAGATATAGATAATGCACTATCGAGTCTGTTTTTTCACGCCAATACCCTCAATCAGAAGGGGATTGTTTACCAAGTAAAAAACTAA
- the gdhA gene encoding NADP-specific glutamate dehydrogenase, translating into MRSVKEFMAVVVRKNPGEIEFHQAVEEVAESIAPFLKENPQYEEANIIERMIVPERVLIFRVPWLDDKQKVHVNVGYRIEMNSAIGPYKGGLRFHPSVNLGILKFLAFEQVFKNSLTTLPLGGGKGGSDFNPKGKSDTEVMSFCQSFMSELFRHIGENTDVPAGDIGVGAREIGFLFGQYKRLSNEFTGVLTGKGRNWGGSLIRPEATGYGCVYFVHEMLKTRGENLEGKTCVVSGSGNVAQYTTEKLLEFGAKVVTLSDSNGFIHKPEGLTEKDLQLVIELKNVKRGRISECAKLLEGCKYYAGKRPWEIACDIAFPSATQNEIDEKDAQTLVKNGCFAVGEGANMPTVPDGVKVFQDARILYAPGKAANAGGVATSGLEMSQNSIRTAWTREEVDARLRQIKINIHENCVKYGKQKDGYVNYVVGANVAGFVKVADAMLDQGVV; encoded by the coding sequence ATGAGGAGCGTAAAAGAGTTTATGGCCGTGGTTGTTCGCAAAAATCCTGGAGAGATCGAATTTCATCAGGCGGTTGAAGAGGTAGCTGAGTCTATAGCTCCGTTTTTAAAAGAAAATCCCCAGTACGAAGAGGCAAATATTATAGAAAGAATGATTGTTCCCGAAAGAGTACTGATTTTCAGGGTGCCCTGGCTTGATGACAAACAGAAGGTACATGTAAATGTCGGCTACCGGATCGAGATGAACAGTGCCATCGGTCCTTATAAAGGCGGGCTTCGTTTCCATCCCAGCGTTAACCTGGGTATCCTTAAATTTCTGGCCTTTGAACAAGTTTTCAAAAACAGTTTGACCACATTACCCTTGGGCGGCGGCAAAGGCGGCTCTGATTTCAATCCTAAGGGGAAATCAGACACGGAAGTTATGAGCTTTTGCCAGAGTTTTATGTCCGAACTTTTCCGGCATATTGGTGAAAATACGGATGTTCCGGCCGGTGACATAGGTGTCGGAGCACGTGAGATAGGTTTTCTCTTCGGTCAGTATAAAAGACTGAGCAACGAGTTTACCGGTGTGCTTACGGGTAAGGGTAGAAACTGGGGCGGCAGCCTGATCAGGCCTGAAGCTACCGGCTACGGCTGTGTCTATTTTGTTCATGAAATGCTGAAAACCAGAGGAGAAAACCTTGAAGGCAAAACCTGTGTCGTCTCAGGTTCCGGTAATGTGGCCCAGTATACAACTGAAAAACTTCTGGAATTCGGGGCCAAGGTGGTAACCCTGTCGGATTCCAACGGTTTTATTCACAAACCGGAGGGCTTGACTGAGAAAGATCTTCAGCTTGTGATTGAACTTAAAAACGTCAAGCGCGGTCGGATTAGTGAATGCGCCAAGCTTCTTGAAGGTTGTAAATATTATGCCGGAAAAAGGCCGTGGGAAATTGCCTGTGATATAGCCTTTCCCAGTGCTACGCAGAATGAGATTGATGAAAAAGATGCGCAAACACTGGTTAAAAACGGTTGTTTCGCAGTCGGTGAAGGGGCTAACATGCCGACCGTCCCGGATGGTGTCAAAGTGTTTCAGGACGCCAGAATTCTCTATGCACCCGGTAAAGCTGCCAATGCCGGCGGTGTTGCTACCTCAGGGCTTGAGATGAGCCAGAACAGCATCAGGACGGCCTGGACTCGTGAAGAAGTTGACGCGAGACTACGCCAGATCAAAATAAATATACATGAAAATTGCGTAAAGTACGGCAAGCAAAAAGATGGCTACGTCAATTATGTTGTCGGTGCTAATGTCGCGGGTTTTGTCAAGGTAGCGGATGCTATGCTTGACCAAGGAGTTGTTTAA